In the genome of Populus trichocarpa isolate Nisqually-1 chromosome 6, P.trichocarpa_v4.1, whole genome shotgun sequence, one region contains:
- the LOC7479637 gene encoding 4-alpha-glucanotransferase DPE2 produces MANLGLFTGTKIVKSVNVSFRLPYYTHWGQRLLVCGSEPVLGSWDVKKGLLLSPVHQGEELTWCGSVAVPSEFSCEYSYYVVDDEKSVLRREMGKKRKLVLPDGINGGENVELHDLWQTGGDAIPFRSAFKDVIFRQSWGLNIERPLGIQNKLDMEDAVLVHFKICCPNVEEETSVYVIGSTAKLGQWKVHDGLKLNYAGDSVWQADVVMQKGDFPLKYKYCKYGKAGNFSLETGAHRDLSIDSSKVQPRYIFLSDGMMREMPWRGAGVAIPMFSVRSEADLGVGEFLDLKLLVDWAVESGFHLVQLLPINDTSVHGMWWDSYPYSSLSVFALHPLYLRVEALSENLPENIKKEIQEAREQLDGKDVDYEATLATKLSIAKKVFEQEKDLILNSSSFHKYFSENEEWLKPYAAFCFLRDFFETSDHSQWGRFSCFTEKKLEKLVSKDSLHHDIIRFHYYIQFHLHLQLSEAAEYARNKGVILKGDLPIGVDRNSVDTWVYPNLFRMNTSTGAPPDYFDKNGQNWGFPTYNWEEMSKDNYAWWRARLTQMAKYFTAYRIDHILGFFRIWELPEHAMTGLIGKFRPSIPLSKEELEREGIWDFDRLSLPYIRQEFVQEKFGASWTFIVSNFLNDYQKGRYEFKEDSNTEKKIASKLKMLAEKSMLLESEDKIRRDLFDLLKNIVLIRDPEDASKFYPRFNLEDTSSFQDLDDHSKNVLRRLYYDYYFHRQENLWRQNALKTLPALLNSSDMLACGEDLGLIPACVHPVMQELGMIGLRIQRMPSESDLEFGIPSQYSYMTVCAPSCHDCSTFRAWWEEDEERRCRYFKNLVGPDAIPSSQCVPDIAHFVIRQHVEAPSMWAIFPLQDLLALKEEYTTRPATEETINDPTNPKHYWRYRVHVTLESLLKDKELITTIKGLVRGSGRAHPSVQETDELGNQETIVLIPGKHQVTTGQEKISVGKQLNGVPRKETCVPQVL; encoded by the exons ATGGCAAATTTGGGATTGTTTACTGGGACCAAGATTGTGAAGTCAGTGAATGTGAGTTTTAGATTACCATATTATACTCACTGGGGTCAGAGACTGCTTGTGTGTGGATCTGAACCTGTCCTGGGTTCATGGGATGTGAAGAAAGGCTTGTTATTGAGCCCTGTGCATCAAGGTGAGGAGCTCACATGGTGTGGAAGTGTTGCAGTACCGAGTGAATTTAGTTGCGAGTACAGTTATTATGTGGTGGATGATGAAAAGAGTGTGTTGAGGCGGGAGATGGGAAAGAAGCGTAAATTGGTATTGCCCGATGGGATAAATGGTGGAGAGAATGTGGAGCTTCATGATCTTTGGCAG ACTGGTGGTGATGCCATCCCTTTCAGAAGTGCCTTCAAAGATGTCATCTTTCGCCAAAGTTGGGGTTTGAACATAGAGAGACCCCTTGGAATTCAGAATAAGTTGGACATGGAAG ATGCAGTCCTTGTCCATTTCAAAATTTGCTGCCCAAATGTAGAAGAAGAGACATCA GTATATGTAATTGGCAGCACCGCAAAGTTAGGGCAGTGGAAAGTTCACGATGGGCTTAAACTTAACTATGCTGGTGACTCAGTTTGGCAAGCAGATGTTGTGATGCAAAAGGGTGattttccattaaa GTATAAGTACTGTAAATACGGAAAGGCAGGAAACTTTTCTTTGGAAACTGGTGCACATCGCGACCTTTCTATTGACTCTTCCAAAGTTCAGCCAAGATATATTTTCCTTTCAGATGGCATGATGCGA gaaatGCCTTGGAGGGGTGCTGGTGTTGCAATACCAATGTTTTCTGTTAGATCAGAAGCTGATCTTGGGGTTGGTGAGTTTCTTGACTTGAAGCTTCTTGTTGATTGGGCCGTTGAGTCAGGGTTCCATTTAGTCCAGCTTCTACCGATCAATGACACATCCGTGCATGGCATGTGGTGGGATTCATATCCATACAG CTCACTATCTGTGTTTGCATTGCATCCACTATACCTGAGAGTAGAGGCACTTTCGGAAAATCTACCGGAGAATATCAAG AAAGAAATACAGGAAGCTAGAGAGCAGTTGGATGgaaag GATGTTGATTATGAGGCTACACTGGCTACTAAACTTTCAATTGCCAAGAAAGTGTTTGAACAAGAGAAAGATTTGATACTCAACTCTAGTTCCTTTCATAAATATTTCTCTGAGAATGAG GAATGGTTAAAGCCCTATgcagccttttgttttttgcgGGACTTTTTCGAAACATCAGATCACAGCCAATGGGGTCGTTTTTCCTGTTTTACAGAAAAAAAG CTTGAGAAACTTGTCTCAAAAGACAGCTTGCACCACGACATAATTCGCTTCCATTATTATATCCAATTCCATTTGCATTTACAG TTGTCAGAAGCTGCTGAATATGCAAGAAATAAAGGGGTAATATTGAAAGGAGATCTACCTATTGGTGTAGACAGAAACAGTGTGGATACCTGGGTCTATCCAAACTTGTTTCGCATGAACACCTCCACCGGAGCACCTCCAGATTACTTTGATAAAAATGGGCAGAATTGGGGCTTTCCAACTTATAATTGGGAGGAAATGTCAAAAGACAACTATGCTTGGTGGCGTGCACGTCTAACACAG ATGGCAAAATACTTTACAGCATACAGAATTGATCATATTCTAGGTTTCTTTAGGATCTGGGAGCTTCCAGAGCATGCCATGACAGGTCTGATTGGGAAATTCCGGCCGTCTATCCCTCTAAGTAAG GAAGAACTTGAAAGAGAAGGAATTTGGGACTTTGATAGGTTGAGCCTCCCATATATCCGGCAAGAGTTTGTACAG gaaaaattTGGAGCTTCTTGGACCTTTATTGTGTCAAATTTTCTGAACGATTATCAGAAGGGCCGCTATGAG TTCAAGGAGGATTCTAACACGGAGAAAAAGATTGCTTCCAAGTTGAAGATGCTTGCAGAAAAGTCCATGTTATTGGAGAGTGAGGACAAGATACGCCGTGAcctgtttgatcttttgaag AATATAGTTCTTATTAGAGATCCTGAGGATGCAAGTAAATTCTATCCTCGTTTCAATCTCGAGGATACTTCAAGTTTTCAGGATTTGGATGACCACAG CAAAAATGTTCTCAGAAGATTGTACTATGATTACTATTTTCACCGGCAAGAAAATCTATGGAGGCAAAATGCTTTGAAGACTTTGCCTGCTCTCCTGAACTCGTCAGATATGCTAGCCTGTGGGGAAGATCTAGGTCTCATTCCTGCTTGTGTTCACCCT GTCATGCAAGAACTAGGAATGATAGGTTTACGCATTCAACGTATGCCCAGTGAATCTGACCTGGAGTTTGGTATTCCTTCTCAGTACAGCTATATGACG GTGTGTGCTCCATCATGTCATGACTGCTCGACCTTTCGTGCTTGGTGGgaggaagatgaagaaagaaGATGCCGATATTTCAAGAACTTGGTGGGGCCTGATGCAATTCCTTCTAGTCAATGTGTTCCAGATATAGCACATTTCGTCATAAGGCAACATGTTGAAGCTCCATCAATGTGGGCAATCTTCCCTCTTCAG GATTTGTTAGCACTAAAAGAAGAGTACACGACACGTCCAGCAACAGAGGAGACGATCAATGACCCAACAAATCCAAAACATTACTGGAGATACC GTGTACATGTAACATTAGAGTCTCTGCTTAAGGATAAGGAACTCATAACAACCATCAAAGGTCTTGTTCGAGGGAGCGGACGCGCACATCCTTCTGTTCAAGAAACCGATGAGCTAGGGAATCAAGAAACAATAGTATTGATTCCAGGCAAACATCAAGTTACCACTGGTCAGGAAAAGATTTCCGTCGGAAAGCAACTAAATGGGGTTCCGAGAAAAGAGACTTGCGTTCCACAAGTCCTGTGA